A window of the Salvelinus fontinalis isolate EN_2023a chromosome 14, ASM2944872v1, whole genome shotgun sequence genome harbors these coding sequences:
- the znf692 gene encoding zinc finger protein 692, translating into MEQINDPLTMVSESTPDTIRQQRRRELDARRSKSRVRLGSCLQSWGQLKNHLGFSLHSELANYLLQSYFSKVCAKCSDNMKGDTTALVTSRESLHRLVLLVHTHGQQCPFPPTLQSDTAREKQAADTEGSQSKGEAVKQRTGPKHLPPQTGAKDCSSPEEGLSPCAQGKEMREPSDVLEAELCLHYVCEGGHLLSWQPSQSGCDEERGAGEREGEIVEGDITPAGPTMSKGRRGAKEPKKESVTGTGRLTVRRTRARGRARSVVIQEEAQQPGEETMDLTTLNSGESNSKGSENAQEGSVAGSDTMPAESLQSLEDCFHRRLPMECNDHDDDKEHNPDNITGEKDVPSPGRPEPADNVSQIVSKKKRKTTPKAILPCEFDGCGKIFSSRQYLNHHMKYQHFHQRTFTCSHTPCGKSFNFKKHLKEHEKLHSNQRDFICEFCARAFRTNSHLLIHRRIHTGEKPIQCEVCGFTCRQKASLNWHMKKHNAESSYQFPCEICGRRFEKSYNLTAHHRKSHPDPP; encoded by the exons cagacaccatcagacagCAGAGGCGCAGGGAGCTGGACGCTCGGCGGAGTAAGTCTCGTGTGCGTCTGGGGTCATGCCTGCAGAGCTGGGGTCAGCTGAAGAACCACCTGGGATTCTCTCTGCACTCTGAGCTCGCCAACTACCTACTGCAGAG CTATTTTTCTAAAGTGTGTGCCAAATGCTCAG ACAATATGAAAGGGGATACGACTGCCTTGGTGACATCAAGAGAATCTCTGCATCGCCTCGTCCTATTGGTCCACACCCACGGGCAACAGTGCCCCTTCCCACCAACCCTCCAATCTGACACTGCCAGAGAGAAGCAGGCAGCTGACACAGAGGGGAGCCAGTCAAAGGGAGAGGCAGTGAAGCAGAGAACAGGCCCAAAGCACTTACCACCTCAGACAGGTGCAAAGGACTGTAGTTCTCCAGAGGAGGGCCTCTCTCCATGTGCTCAGGGGAAGGAAATGAGAGAACCCTCGGATGTGTTAGAGGCAGAACTGTGTCTGCACTATGTCTGTGAGGGAGGGCATCTGCTTTCATGGCAACCTAGTCAGAGTGGCTGTGATGAAGAAAggggggcaggagagagggaaggagagattgtGGAGGGGGATATTACCCCTGCAGGTCCAACTATGtccaaagggaggagaggagcaaaGGAGCCCAAGAAGGAGAGTGTCACAGGGACGGGTCGTCTTACTGTGAGGAGGACTAGGGCTCGTGGTAGAGCAAGGTCTGTGGTGATCCAAGAGGAGGCAcaacagccaggagaggagacgaTGGACCTGACAACCCTAAACTCTGGAGAGAGCAACTCAAAAG GAAGTGAGAATGCACAGGAAGGGTCAGTGGCAGGAAGTGACACAATGCCAGCAGAGTCCTTGCAGTCATTGGAGGATTG TTTTCATAGGCGGCTGCCTATGGAATGTAATGATCACGACGATGATAAGGAGCACAACCCAGACAACATCACTGGAGAGAAGGATGTCCCTTCACCCGGCAG ACCGGAGCCAGCCGACAATGTTTCTCAGATTGTCAGCAAAAAGAAAAG AAAAACAACACCGAAAGCAATCTTGCCTTGTGAGTTTGATGGCTGTGGGAAGATCTTCTCCTCTCGGCAGTACCTCAAT CATCATATGAAGTACCAGCACTTCCACCAGAGGACGTTCACCTGCTCTCACACTCCCTGTGGGAAGTCCTTCAACTTCAAGAAGCACCTGAAAGAGCATGAGAAGCTGCACAGCA ACCAGAGGGACTTCATCTGTGAGTTCTGTGCCCGAGCTTTCCGCACCAACAGCCACCTTCTCATCCACCGCCGCATCCACACCGGAGAGAAACCGATACA gTGTGAGGTATGTGGCTTCACCTGCCGCCAGAAGGCCTCACTCAACTGGCACATGAAGAAGCACAACGCTGAGAGCAGTTACCAGTTCCCCTGTGAGATCTGCGGCCGGCGCTTTGAGAAGAGTTACAACCTGACCGCTCACCACCGCAAAAGCCACCCTGACCCACCCTAG